The Loxodonta africana isolate mLoxAfr1 chromosome 23, mLoxAfr1.hap2, whole genome shotgun sequence genome has a segment encoding these proteins:
- the OTOL1 gene encoding otolin-1 — MYSHYIFLPASNMWIFSWLCTILIMLVIADMDAITKITQYTKLTKKPEGKEMPKGLQLSSSPPLKEEPHFTEMAEMVQPTTEPLAPDSAFGTATLIPFENFTLDTADFFLNCCDCCSPILGQKGDPGDSGKPGAKGETGNMGIPGPPGVIGPQGLKGQKGEKGLKGERGEQGTNGVPGYPGKPGEQGGPGSKGDKGNIGLVGMKGQKGSKGDACVNGTKGDKGDWGAEGSPGLNGQPGAKGEKGEMGEKGYCGDSGERGGKGQKGKEGMKGEKGNRGDNGMEGKRGPDGLPGAKGDPGVKGAKGELGPPGLLGPVGPKGELGSKGVQGSIGKKGSRGLKGSKGEVAGVTRSAFSAALSKPFPPPNNPIKFDKILYNDQGNYSPVTGKFNCSIPGAYVFSYHITVRGHPAQISLVAWNKKLFKSRETLYGQEIDQASLLVILKLSAGDQVWLEVSKDWNGVYVSPEDDSIFTGFLLYPEEPPGISP, encoded by the exons ATGTATTCCCATTATATCTTCCTTCCAGCCTCAAATATGTGGATATTTTCTTGGCTTTGTACCATTTTAATTATGCTGGTAATTGCTGATATGGACGCAATCACAAAGATCACACAATATACCAAGCTTACGAAGAAACCTGAGGGAAAAGAGATGCCGAAGGGTCTACAGCTTTCCAGCAGCCCACCTCTGAAAGAAGAACCCCACTTCACTGAAATGgctgaaatggtacaaccaaccACAGAACCATTGGCCCCGGATTCTGCTTTTGGCACTGCCACTCTTATCCCTTTTGAAAACTTCACCCTTGATACAGCTGATTTCTTTTTGAATTGTTGTGATTGTTGTTCACCTATACTAGGACAGAAAGGAGACCCTGGAGATAGTGGAAAACCAG GTGCTAAGGGAGAGACTGGTAATATGGGGATTCCAGGGCCTCCAGGAGTCATTGGGCCCCAAGGCCTAAAAGGCCAGAAAGGAGAGAAGG GACTTAAAGGAGAACGTGGGGAGCAAGGAACAAATGGGGTTCCAGGATATCCAGGAAAACCTGGAGAACAag GTGGACCTGGTTCTAAAGGAGATAAAGGAAACATTGGACTGGTGGGAATGAAAGGACAAAAAGGCTCCAAGGGGGATGCATGTGTGAATGGTACCAAAGGAGATAAAGGAGACTGGGGGGCAGAGGGCTCACCAGGCTTAAATGGACAGCCTGGGGCCAAGGGTGAGAAGGGGGAGATGGGGGAAAAGGGCTACTGTGGAGATTCtggggagagaggaggaaaaggacaaaaaggcaaggaGGGCATGAAAGGAGAAAAAGGTAACAGAGGAGACAACGGAATGGAAGGCAAAAGGGGCCCAGACGGCCTGCCTGGTGCCAAAGGTGATCCAGGGGTTAAAGGAGCAAAGGGGGAATTAGGTCCTCCTGGCCTTCTGGGACCTGTTGGACCAAAGGGTGAGCTTGGGAGCAAAGGAGTCCAAGGCTCTATTGGGAAGAAGGGCTCTCGGGGCCTTAAAGGCTCCAAGGGAGAGGTGGCTGGAGTCACTCGGTCAGCTTTCAGTGCTGCTTTATCAAAGCCCTTCCCTCCTCCCAACAACCCTATTAAATTTGACAAGATTCTCTATAATGACCAAGGAAACTACAGTCCTGTCACTGGTAAATTTAACTGTAGTATTCCTGGAGCATATGTGTTTTCCTACCATATCACAGTGAGGGGCCACCCTGCTCAGATCAGCCTGGTGGCCTGGAATAAGAAGCTGTTCAAGTCCAGAGAAACTCTCTATGGCCAGGAAATAGACCAAGCCTCTCTCCTTGTCATCCTGAAATTAAGTGCAGGGGACCAAGTCTGGCTGGAAGTTTCAAAAGATTGGAATGGGGTATATGTCAGTCCTGAGGATGACAGCATTTTTACTGGGTTCCTTTTGTACCCAGAGGAGCCTCCTGGGATTTCACCATAA